From Nymphaea colorata isolate Beijing-Zhang1983 chromosome 6, ASM883128v2, whole genome shotgun sequence, a single genomic window includes:
- the LOC116255456 gene encoding uncharacterized protein LOC116255456 isoform X2 yields MLQKRTCQWRKWHCHFEWPDEGCGVRVQPEGQGAEQEAAVEDEGGHELGGEAGLFLPAAGQGGGGGGQGHGHLRLQASKARPARPPRPPPAHRLLRPRHQETTSPVKIMVGHPSVQKLCSFLHTKVFDYARKEIWYRPEASFYFDMIYMLGRNRLIEKAEYYFLQLQEEGLQPETRIYTEMLAAYMLVDKVDKAMDMYRMMKEAGCRPNELTFTILVRNLQRLGEVAAIKEVENDAVENLEEGEEFLRNVKTRRKNPTLN; encoded by the exons ATGCTGCAGAAGAGGACCTGCCAATGGCGGAAATGGCATTGTCACTTTGAGTGGCCGGACGAGGGCTGTGGCGTTCGTGTGCAGCCTGAGGGACAAGGGGCTGAGCAAGAAGCCGCTGTGGAGGACGAAGGAGGACATGAGCTCGGAGGCGAAGCAGGCCTCTTCCTCCCTGCGGCTGGCCAAGGGGGAGGAGGCGGTGGCCAGGGTCATGGTCACCTCCGTCTCCAGGCTTCTAAAGCCCGACCTGCTCGCCCTCCTCGCCCACCTCCAGCGCACCGACTGCTGCGACCTCGCCATCAAG AAACCACATCACCAGTCAAGATAATGGTTGGGCATCCAAGTGTGCAAAAACTATGCAGCTTCCTTCATACCAAG GTCTTCGACTATGCACGTAAAGAGATCTGGTATAGGCCGGAAGCTTCGTTCTACTTCGACATGATATACATGTTAGGAAGGAACAGGTTGATTGAGAAGGCTGAGTATTACTTTTTGCAGCTGCAAGAGGAAGGCTTGCAACCTGAAACTAGGATATACACAGAGATGCTGGCTGCATACATGCTAGTTGATAAGGTCGACAAAGCCATGGATATGTACAGAATGATGAAAGAGGCTGGGTGCAGACCCAATGAGTTAACATTTACGATATTAGTAAGGAATTTACAGAGGCTCGGTGAGGTGGCCGCAATAAAGGAAGTAGAGAATGATGCAGTAGAAAATCTTGAGGAAGGAGAAGAATTCTTGAGGAATGTAAAAACGAGAAGGAAAAATCCCACTCTCAATTAG
- the LOC116256458 gene encoding ACT domain-containing protein ACR9-like, with product MGLPCDDVVLVRHGLKAGEPAVITVNCPNKTGLGCDLCWIILEFGLSINRGDIFTDGRWCYIVFWVVPQPGSFRPIRWSNLKTRLLSICPSCSVPIYYIPEAKPQKSSVYLLKFICSDRKGLLNDVTHVLTELELMIHKVKVSTAPDGGVVDLFFITDCRELLHTKQRKEDTCARLTEVLGESCQSCELQPAGPEYESYQHGFSSLPPVVADELFCSDLSEAEICSQTLVPDILRLKKATLSIDNSLSPAHTLLQIQCLDQKCLLYDIMRTLKDCGIKIAHGRFSSNPKGYCELDLFIVQADGKKIVGPEKQESIFSRLRMEMLYPLRLTIANRGPDTELLIANPVELCGKGRPRVFYDVTLALKALGICIFSAEIGRHSTSERQWEVYRFLLDDTREFPLSNDRARHQIVDRVRRTLMGW from the exons ATGGGCCTGCCCTGCGACGACGTTGTGCTCGTCCGGCATGGCCTGAAAGCAGGGGAGCCGGCGGTCATCACCGTCAACTGCCCCAACAAGACGGGGCTCGGGTGTGACCTCTGCTGGATAATCCTCGAGTTCGGGCTCAGCATCAACCGTGGAG ATATTTTCACTGATGGTAGATGGTGCTATATTGTATTCTGGGTGGTGCCTCAGCCTGGCTCCTTCAGACCCATAAGATGGTCCAACTTGAAAACCAGGCTATTGTCCATATGTCCTTCCTGTTCTGTTCCGATATACTATATCCCTGAGGCAAAGCCGCAGAAATCTTCTGTATACTTGTTGAAGTTCATTTGCTCCGATAGAAAAGGACTTCTGAATG ATGTCACTCATGTCCTCACTGAGCTCGAGCTAATGATTCACAAAGTTAAAGTGTCAACAGCCCCCGATGGAGGTGTTGTTGACCTCTTCTTCATCACGGATTGCAG GGAGCTGTTGCACACCAAACAAAGGAAGGAAGACACCTGTGCAAGATTAACTGAGGTTCTGGGCGAATCCTGTCAGAGTTGTGAACTGCAGCCGGCTGGTCCAGAATATGAATCTTATCAGCATGGCTTTTCTTCACTGCCTCCAGTTGTAGCTGATGAATTATTCTGCTCTGATCTATCAGAAGCAGAAATTTGTTCACAAACCCTTGTTCCAGATATCTTACGCCTAAAGAAGGCTACCTTGTCCATAGACAATTCTCTAAGTCCTGCACATACATTACTTCAAATACAGTGTCTCGATCAGAAGTGTCTTCTCTACGACataatgagaactttgaaggacTGCGGAATCAAG ATTGCTCATGGGCGGTTCTCATCCAATCCGAAGGGCTACTGTGAGCTGGATCTGTTCATTGTGCAAGCAGATGGGAAAAAAATAGTAGGTCCAGAGAAACAGGAGAGCATATTTTCACGTCTGAGGATGGAAATGCTCTATCCACTGCGCCTGACAATCGCAAACCGCGGTCCCGATACTGAGCTCTTGATTGCTAATCCAGTTGAATTATGTGGTAAAGGACGACCTCGCGTCTTTTACGATGTTACCCTTGCCCTGAAAGCACTGGGCATCTGCATTTTTTCG GCTGAGATTGGGAGGCATTCGACGTCTGAGCGCCAATGGGAAGTTTACAGGTTCCTTTTGGATGATACACGCGAATTCCCTCTCAGCAATGACCGAGCAAGACATCAGATTGTTGACAGGGTGAGGAGGACATTGATGGGCTGGTGA
- the LOC116255456 gene encoding pentatricopeptide repeat-containing protein At1g62350-like isoform X1, with amino-acid sequence MVAACLLHTGIRLAAVWDIQQSSCRGRCCRRGPANGGNGIVTLSGRTRAVAFVCSLRDKGLSKKPLWRTKEDMSSEAKQASSSLRLAKGEEAVARVMVTSVSRLLKPDLLALLAHLQRTDCCDLAIKVFDYARKEIWYRPEASFYFDMIYMLGRNRLIEKAEYYFLQLQEEGLQPETRIYTEMLAAYMLVDKVDKAMDMYRMMKEAGCRPNELTFTILVRNLQRLGEVAAIKEVENDAVENLEEGEEFLRNVKTRRKNPTLN; translated from the exons ATGGTGGCTGCGTGTCTCCTCCACACGGGCATCCGTCTAGCTGCGGTGTGGGACATACAACAATCCAGTTGTAGAGGCAGATGCTGCAGAAGAGGACCTGCCAATGGCGGAAATGGCATTGTCACTTTGAGTGGCCGGACGAGGGCTGTGGCGTTCGTGTGCAGCCTGAGGGACAAGGGGCTGAGCAAGAAGCCGCTGTGGAGGACGAAGGAGGACATGAGCTCGGAGGCGAAGCAGGCCTCTTCCTCCCTGCGGCTGGCCAAGGGGGAGGAGGCGGTGGCCAGGGTCATGGTCACCTCCGTCTCCAGGCTTCTAAAGCCCGACCTGCTCGCCCTCCTCGCCCACCTCCAGCGCACCGACTGCTGCGACCTCGCCATCAAG GTCTTCGACTATGCACGTAAAGAGATCTGGTATAGGCCGGAAGCTTCGTTCTACTTCGACATGATATACATGTTAGGAAGGAACAGGTTGATTGAGAAGGCTGAGTATTACTTTTTGCAGCTGCAAGAGGAAGGCTTGCAACCTGAAACTAGGATATACACAGAGATGCTGGCTGCATACATGCTAGTTGATAAGGTCGACAAAGCCATGGATATGTACAGAATGATGAAAGAGGCTGGGTGCAGACCCAATGAGTTAACATTTACGATATTAGTAAGGAATTTACAGAGGCTCGGTGAGGTGGCCGCAATAAAGGAAGTAGAGAATGATGCAGTAGAAAATCTTGAGGAAGGAGAAGAATTCTTGAGGAATGTAAAAACGAGAAGGAAAAATCCCACTCTCAATTAG
- the LOC116255457 gene encoding histone H4, producing MSGRGKGGKGLGKGGAKRHRKVLRDNIQGITKPAIRRLARRGGVKRISGLIYEETRGVLKIFLENVIRDAVTYTEHARRKTVTAMDVVYALKRQGRTLYGFGG from the coding sequence atgTCTGGCCGGGGAAAGGGCGGGAAAGGTCTGGGCAAGGGAGGCGCCAAGAGGCATCGGAAGGTCCTAAGGGATAACATTCAGGGCATCACCAAGCCGGCGATCCGGCGGCTGGCCCGACGTGGAGGAGTGAAGCGTATCAGCGGCCTGATCTACGAGGAGACTAGGGGCGTCCTCAAGATCTTCCTGGAGAACGTCATCCGAGACGCCGTTACCTACACGGAGCACGCTCGCCGGAAGACGGTCACCGCCATGGATGTCGTTTACGCGCTCAAGCGACAGGGCAGGACCCTCTATGGTTTCGGTGGTTGA